A region of the Silene latifolia isolate original U9 population chromosome 9, ASM4854445v1, whole genome shotgun sequence genome:
AAGGCCCTCCCGAGAGTCTGCCTATGCCGCCACTTGACCCCGCTTGGTTGACCTACCGAGATGTTAGTGTTGCTCACCTAGATATGTTGTACCAACAGAACATTGAGAATTGGTAAGCATTCCTGGGAGAGACACCGAGAAGACGTCGTAGAAGCCGAAATTCTGATACTGCGACAGTTATCTCAATTCATAGTTGTTCGGATTGAAAAAATGTAACTGTTACTGACGATTTAACTAAATATTATTAAGTTCACTTGTGTAATATATTTTAGGGTTTTTTATTGTATACCCCTGTGTTTTTTGTTTAAGTTTTTTTCTTGTATACCCCTTGAAATTTCTGGAAAACCATACAAACGCATAACAATCATATTACTAATTCTGAAATTTCTGGAATTCATAGTAACTGATACAAATTTGGAAATTTTTGTAAATACTCACTACTTCATAACAATGGCTAACATAAggaaaataaacaaatacaagatacacttgagataaaacttcatcatccttGACAAACCCAAATTCTCTTCTTTTAAACCTATCACTTGCTCTTTCATGACATTTCAACTTGATGCATCATCAGCTTCATCTTCACATGCTATCTTCAACCTTTTTGTTATTGTCAAATGATCTTCAATCAACCACGTCACAAAATTATTGCAATCTAAACATTAAAATACGCTTTCATTGGATTATTAATTGACCCGGAAATCTTGATGATAGCGTTTTTGCCACAACGATTGCAAGATTGATTCTTAAAATTAAGGCCTTCAATTGGGTGGTTTCTCCACATTGAGGATGATGTCGACATAAGTagagagatgaagaagaaaattgaagggAAAAATTTAGCGCAATTTAGGAAGTGAAGaggagaagaagatgaagatgttAATATAGTTGAGATTTaggaaaaaatggagggaatataacccccgttacaattcaaaaatctAACCGTTTGAAATTCAAAAAATTGTTACCGTTATCAATTAAAACATTATAAccatttaaaattttaaaaatataccgtgatatttcaaaaataccgttataattcaaaaataccgTTGTAATTCAAAaaaaccgttacaattcaaaaataaccgttacaattcaaaaatctaaacgtttcaaattcaaataatTGTTACCGTTTTGAACCGACTTCTTATAAATAGCCCTTGCTATGTCCATTTCAATCATAACATCCCATCTTATTCACTCACTACAATactaaaatggttctcacaaatacTCATAAAATCAGAGCTTATCAACTAAGGATCGATCAAATCGTTGCGGATTTACCAGTGCTAGTGTCTCACCTTGAATTAGTCGTTCCTAGTGCCACTGTATGGAAATTGCTTGAAAATCCTTCACTTGGCAGCCTTTGTATCATCCTAGTTGGGCACCCAGAAAGTATACTTACTCCAGCAGTTACTGATGAGGTTGTTTCTGATGAAACATTAACCGAAAAGATGTGGGAGTTTTGCAGGTTAAAGAGTGATGTCCTTGTTTATTTTGAGCGCATACTGACCGTGCTCGATTACGCAACACTATCAGAATTATGTGTTGGTAGAGTGTTCAACCTAGGAAATGTCAAACTTGACATCCCTGATTTCTTGGAACAATATGTTGCTAGCCAACCTGAAGAAATTAAGGCTCGAGATTATGTACAAGATCtggaatcgtcatcttcatcatcggaagaaaattaagttcgatagttatttttttttttttgaaaatcccAAAAGTGAATTAATTCATTACAATACTATCCGCATAAACAACGTCCTCCATATATCTGGGAAGAGTGACCGACCATGATCTCGATCCTACTATCCATGGCCTAGCATGAGCTAATTCATGGGCGACCTTATTACAATTAAGACGAACTAAAGACCACAAAACAGAGACGCCACCCTTGATTCCCTAAGAGAGCTATGTTAAACATCCTAAAGTCTCGAAACCCAAGCCCACCTTGGCACTTTGGTGCACATAATCTCTTCCAAGCCACCCAAGGAATCTTCCTTTTTCAATTATTCGAACCCCAccaaaaacgcgaaatcagagaaCGAAGCTCGTCACAAAAATTATCTGGTAATTTGAATACACTCATTGCATATGTAGGGATTGATTGGGCCATCGCCTTTATCAATATCTCCCTTCCCGCCTTTGAGAGTAACAAACCCCTCCAACCTTGTAACTTTTTGCTCAATTTGTCCCGAACAATGCTTGACAACGCATTTTTTTATCTGCCCACCACAGTCGGGAGACCAAGATATCTCTCCTGCTCATCTACCATCCTTGCTCCTAGCACACCTATCACCATATCTTTCCTCCACCGCCGAGTTCCACGACTGAATGAGATTGTCGTTTTATCAAAATTTACCATTTGGCCCGAAGCCAATTCATACGTCTTCAAGATCTCTTTCACCTTACCGGCCTCATCAACATTAGCTCGGACAAATAAGATGCTATCATCCGCGAAAAATATATGGGTTATCTGGGGAGCATTGTTAGCAACTCGAATTCCTTTAATTGCCAACACCTCCGCTGCTCTTCTAATAAGACTCGAGAACACCTCCGCACATAAAATAAACAGATAGGGCGATAAAGGATCACCCTGTCGCAAACCCTACCCGGTTTAAACTCCCTTGAAGGTTTTCCATTTATTAGCATAGCAAAAGAAACAGAGGACACACACATCCTAACTCGTTCCACCCATCTGGCATCGAACCCCATCCGGATAAGTACTCGCTCCAGAAAGCACCACTCGACTCGGTCATAAGCCTTCGACATATCCAACTTCATTGCCATATAGCCCTCCTCGCTCCTCGAATTCTTCATATAATGGAACATCTCAAAGGCAACCAATATATTATCAGTAATTAAACGGCCGGGTGTAAAAGCACTTTGATTCTCGGACACAATATCTCCCAAGAAGAGTTTCAGTCTGTTAGCCAGGACCTTTGAAATAAGCTTATAGATCACATTACACAGACTGATAAGACGGAAATCCACCATTTTATCTAGCCCCTTCTTTTTTGGAATCAAAATAATGTGTGTTTATTTAACCCGGGTGGAAAGGAAGCGCCCCTAAGAATCCCTAGAACCGTCCTAAATACCGTCGAACTGACAATATGCCAATAGGTTTGGTAAAATAAGGCGTTCATCCCATCATGCCCAGGAGCCTTTAAGGGGTGCATCTGATTCAAAGCTTCTGCAATTTCCTCCTCATTGTACTCCATGCGTAAAATATTATTCATCCATTCCGTAACTCGTCCTCCCACCCCATCCAAGACATGCTCAAAATTGTCAGGTGCGCTAGTTCTAAGTAAATCCTCAAAATATCTAACCGCCACACCCTCAATCTCCtcctctcccccccccccccccttttaaTAGAACCATCGACATCAATCAATTTATCAGTATGGTTCTTTCTCCTCCTTGGTCAGCTCTTTTGTGGAAGTATTTCGTATTTTTATCACCCTCTTTCAGCCACACAGCTCTTGACCTTTGTTTCCAGAACAATTTCTCCTGTCTTAGCAATTTAGCAATTTCCGACACAAGCTTTTTCCGCTCTCGAATCAACTCAGCAGTTCTCTCCCCCTCATTTAAAAGTGTGAGCAGCTTCTCGGGAAAAATGGGTCTGGAATATGGTTTGGAAATTACCGGTTTGGCCTCGAATTAAGGTGTTTGCTTGGCAATTATGTAATGGAGCTTTGGCAACGAAGGATAACATTGCTAGGCGAATTGGTTCTGTGGATACAAGATGTGTGTTGTGTGATGGCCACAATGAGacgattcttcatctctttggtGGATGTGGGTGGGCGGGTGGGTTTGGGAGGGTTTGGGGTTGGAGGTTCAGCAAGGGCTATTTATAAGAAGTCGGTTCAAAACGGTAAcaattttttgaatttgaaacgtttagatttttgaattgtaacggctTTTTTTAATTGTAACGGTTTTTTTAATTACAAcggtatttttgaattataacggtatttTTGAAATATAACGGTATATTTTTAAAATTTCAAACGGTTATAATGTTTTAATTGATAACTGTAACAATTTTTTGAATATCAAACGGTTagatttttgaattgtaacgggggttatattccctccattttttcctAAATCTCAACTATATTaacatcttcatcttcttctcttCTTCACTTCCTAAATTGCGCTAAATTTTTCCCTTTaattttcttcttcatctctctACTTATGTCGACATCATCCTCAATGTGGAGAAACCACCCAATTGAAGGCCTTAATTTTAAGAATCAATCTTACAATCGTTGTGGCAAAAATGCTATCATCAAGATTTCCGGGTCAATTAATAATCCACTGAAAGCGTATTTTAATGTTTAGATTGCAATAATTTTGTGACGTCGTTGATTGAAGATCATTTGACAATAACAAAAAGGTTGAAGATAACATGTGAAGATGAAGctgatgatgcatcaagtggaaatgtcatgaaagagcaagtgataggtttaaaagaagaggatttggctttgtcaaggatgatgaagttttatctcaagtgtatcttgtatttgtttattttccTTATGTTAGCCTTGTTATGAAGTAGTGAATATTTGCAAAAATTTCCAAATTTGTATCAGTTGCTATGAATTCCAGAAATTTCAGAATTAGTAATATGATTGTTATGCGTTTGTATGGTTTTCCAGAAATTTCAAGGGGTATACAAGAGAAAAACCTAAACAAAAAACACAGGGGGTATACAATAGAAAAACCCTAAAATATATTACACAAGTGAACTTAATAATTTTTTTAGTTAAATCGTCAGTAACGGTTACATTTTTTCAATCCCAACAACTATCAATTGAGATAACTATCGCAGTATCAGAATTTCGGCTTCTACGACGTCTTCTCGGTGTCTCTCCCATGAATGCTTGCTAATTCTCAATGTTCTGTTGGTACAACGTATCTAGGTGAGCAACACTAGCATCTCGGTAGGTTAACCAAGCGGGGTCAAGTGGCGGCATAGGCAGACTCTCAGGGGGGCCTTTATAATGCAACCGCATCCAATGGCTATGGTGTAGGACAATCCACAAAATACCATACGGTAGTCGGCCTTCCATTCGAGTCTTCAAAGGCATGATAGTGTTGCAACTTCCGTCCCAAACATTCTTCCCATCTTCCCTCATATATGACTAATCACACATATCgtcaatgtaacaccccgtaaatttgaagacctttattatattttaaaattaaaatagattaaaatattacttttaaaatataataaaggtcttcaaatttagggggtgttacagtcaagTTGAAAAGCGTTGCAAAGACCAGCAAATTGTCACTACACATCCAGTAAGCCGGCCCACAACTAATCTGCTCAAAAAAATCAACTCGTCAAAGTGCATCCTCAAACCCTGTCATACCGGTGGTCGGTGATCGATAAATTCCGAACAACTCTATATATATATCGTCTCTCATCATCTCCCTCGCACACCATTCCCGCATAACTATATAATCTATCTCTTGGCCCCGTTGGGCGTGAGATACTACCCGGAACCCACAATGACCGTCTTCTCCAACATCCACCCAACCATTGAAGTGGCCCCAAAGAATCTCAGGAACACCCCACCATTTGACCCATGATGATATAAGGCCAATGGTAAAGTTCCTTCCCAAAGGACCACCAGGAGGTCCTGATTCGAAATCACCAAgtctttgttgtgattgatctGCATTTGTTGAACCGTGAGTACTTGGTATCCCAAACTTCCTTTCTGCATGCTCGAAACCCGACTTGTTTCTAGTTGTAGAACCTCTCGGACGGCCTTTAGGTTGCTCATTAATAGGGGTTGGTAAAATCTCTTGGTCCTACGGGTGGGAGAAATCACGCAACAAGTCTATGACTGCCCTTAGTTTAACCAGGTCACCGTGTCTCACACTGTCAACCAATTCCTCAAATAAATCACCATCATTTTTCGGCATTTGTTGAGGAATATCAAACACCAATGTCTTCCAAAAGACATGAATATCCTCGAGATGAACCCTCCTACCTCTTTTGTGCAAAGATACCAAATTGCATGCACAAGGTAATCCATAAGTCGTTCGTATCACGTGTCGGCATCCATCCTCTAACCCGATTTTCAATCCAAGGCCTCTCAAAAGTTCATTCTCCATTAACTCTATGGCCTTAGTAGACACGTTCCCTTGCAATAAGGAGAAAGTACGGGATGTTATCCTTGGTTTACCCATTGCATCTTCGAGTTATTTCTTAATCTTGGAGTGTTGACCTTCTAGCATGCCGTGGATATGGGGCCACATGGCATCAAGTATGAGATGACTAGATTTTAACCAAGCCTTCAATAGAGAATGTGCTGACTCAACACGGGAAGTTGCCGTGTTACCAAGATGGAAGACCTCGTTTGTATAGTATAAAACAAACTTCTTTGCGTGTTCACCCCAAGCTCTCTGTATATAATCTGACATACGTCTCCACTTACGACTGAAACACACCCAAGCATGCTGAAACGCTTCCTCGATAAGTGCATTAATCACCTTATTCCATCCGTCTTCTAGATTTGTGATGATATATGACTTCGTAATCTCAGTACGGTATAATTCCAAGGCTTTACCATTGATGGCTTTGTTCACGTGCCATCGACAAAACAAATGATCAACCCCGGGAAATACTACTCCAAGAGCGTTGATCAAACCCAATTCACGGTCGGTGATAAAAACATAAGGGGACGCTCCCGTGACATCTAAAATGTCGGCTAACTTCTTCAATAACCACTTGTAATTCTCCTCAGACTCGGTAGGAATCATCGAACATGCAATTAAGAAGGACGATCTGGTGGGTGTGACACCAACCATCTCAATGAGTGGATTCTTGAAAGTGTTGATTTTATACGTCGAATCCATGATAACCACGTAAGGATAAGCCCGGAACAACTTCACGGAATCAGGATGTGCCATGAAAATGTGAGTCAACTCTTTTGTCTCAGAATTAATCTCGTGCCAATGGACGTATTTCGCTTCTACTGCTAGAGCCAACATTTGCTGAGTGGTGTTTCTTTCACCCCTAACTTCTTTcctaattttccttgtttcatTATATAGCTGGGTGCTTGACGATTGAGGTGTTTCTGGGGTTTTCAAATCAAGAGCATTTTTAATATCCCTCGGTAGAACCCCTGCCATAGTTTGTTGCCTAACATATGCCTTCTCTTCCGCATCCAATCCCGCAAAGTGTCGATCCCCGTCCTTATAAACTGCTACGTTGTGGTTTTGTAGTCCACCACCCTCGTAGGTTACAATGTTCCACACTATCGTCGCTTGATCATTTTTAGACACGAAATTTTGAACGGCACGAATACGAAACTTGCATGAACACTTCTGCGACCTCCTTGGCTTTTCAAGATCATCCGATCGTTTTGGTAACCCATGTCTTTTACATCGAAAATAACTTGTCAACAACCCGTTCTTTTTTCTGTTTTTAGCTCTGTTATTTGCTTTAACTAAAGCAAACCCATTCTCGAATGCGACAACGGGTTGTAATCAATTGAATTCTCGCCAAAAGTCTCCCATGAATCCTGTTACAAGCAATCCGGACTAtagtaagacaataaaaaagaTTCATAACCTAAATAAATTG
Encoded here:
- the LOC141602198 gene encoding protein FAR1-RELATED SEQUENCE 5-like produces the protein MAGVLPRDIKNALDLKTPETPQSSSTQLYNETRKIRKEVRGERNTTQQMLALAVEAKYVHWHEINSETKELTHIFMAHPDSVKLFRAYPYVVIMDSTYKINTFKNPLIEMVGVTPTRSSFLIACSMIPTESEENYKWLLKKLADILDVTGASPYVFITDRELGLINALGVVFPGVDHLFCRWHVNKAINGKALELYRTEITKSYIITNLEDGWNKVINALIEEAFQHAWVCFSRKWRRMSDYIQRAWGEHAKKFVLYYTNEVFHLGNTATSRVESAHSLLKAWLKSSHLILDAMWPHIHGMLEGQHSKIKK